ctgttcttttttttaaaagctattTACGAACTATAGCTCGTACAAAACATTCGACAAACAGTGTTGTTTCCAAATTTATAATGCCGATTCGTTTTTGGCATGTCATACCCTCATACCAAACTTGTcgatgataaaaaataaatggattaaTATTGAAGTTTAACCCTtaaccttccggagcacctgatagcacgcctagtttttggtggggatcGTGTTGTGGGGTCTTTAGTTAAGCAATGTTTTGTGTTGTGCACtattttttgacgtttttttctatttcagccatggcgttatcagttaaatttcgatatatgagtttgatACCGTAAAAGAAGTTTAACTGTTAGGTAGATCGGGTGTCTTCGCATATCTCggtttgtaaaaaaagaaaaaaaaagatgttttacccagattagatcgttggttccctcatttgaattatttacacTAGTAACTTTTGGGGGCCTTTATAGTTTGATGTTTGGTGTTACCCAATGCTCCACGTTGAAGGTCGTagcttgacctataatggtttactttttataaatagttaCTTGGATTGAGGgatgtcttattggcactcatacaaaatcttcctatatctacttaaaAGAAATATGGGAAccatattttcataatatttaataaaaaagtcatgatatttatatacatttttggaaATTATTAGAATATTCCCCGATTTGAATATACCTTAGCTGCTTGttaacattcattttttgtccaGACAATTTCGAGCTTTTAATGTTCTACATAATTATCTATTAAATAACCAACTCGGTGCCCATTGATAACGTGTAATAGAAGAATGTGTGAAGTCCAATTTCAGGCTGGACAACACCAAAGACTTGAAATATTTCCTCGTGTACGACAGGAAATAAAGTGTTCAGATCAAATATTAGTCATCTAGTACTCAGAATATTATTTCGATGAGAGAGAAGTTTGTTCCTTTGAACTTTCATATTATACACCAAAAATGGTAAAACAAGCTACGTAACGTATCGTTCTTGTgcaaagaaaatatcaaattaatatggTATTGTCTTAATATGTATTACgtacatttataaaaatcaatgcaTCCACTTGTCTATcagttttatataatgttttataattggttttaaacatagaaaaataattttgaattatcatACAACAGCTAagtaacaaaacatataaaaaagatactTCCTTTCTTATTTCTCTGAATAATACACGAGTTCGAACAATATCGCTCTCCTATTACTGGAAGTAGTAATATGCTTGAGATGCATTACTATGGATATGCATTACATGCAAAAATAGAATAACTTGAACATAACATTTTTAATGGTTTAGAATGCAGAAACAATGTTTTCACAAAATTAAGATATGCAAATATTGTTCATATCCTTTGTTATACATGGTTTGAAACTATATGAAGGGAAGGTAAGTTATTGATATATTTCCCTATTTTTCAGTATTTCGTGAAAAAAACCCTCATACACTCTTCATATAATAGCTAGATATTTTTACTTCCTGGCGGCAATTATTAGGTAGCAAAAACACAgatacaaaatattcaaattaatcagATTCTAAATATTCATTATCAGATATACAAGATACTAACTAGAGagtttgatgcgactgtcatacaagtgagaggtttagctagataTAAAACCAGCTTTAGTctatcattttcttcaaaacgaaaatgcctttatcaatttaaacaaatcagatgtggtatgattgccggagacaactgtccacaagagaccaaaaatgacacagacattaataaCTAGAAGGTCACatgacagttgctatccatttttttttaatgtatttcagcttttgattttaccatttgataagggactttccgttttgaatttttcttagggattagtttttttttgtaattttactttttataatacaaaataacaaaaaaaaaaaaaacgatctcaaaggtaaaataaaaaaagggagAGTCCGTAAGGTTGACacaatcaaaattatttaccaACCGATAAAGTTAAAACGACTGTCATattcttaaataataaaaaaacccagatgtggtataattgccaatgagacaactctccataacaAACCAAAATAActtagaaattaacaacaataggtacatttgaacatcggtatactactccTTATTAAACAACTTTGTTAACAACACCTGAGATCATATTACCTTACATGTTTTGTTGGATTTGTGTAACAcagattttaattttgcatgttgtcttttgtgtattgtttttctgtttatctTTGGTTTTTAGCCACgacgttttcagtttatttccgACTTAGAAGTAATGTCTCTTTGGAAGGTTTTGTCTCCCCTGAGTTACTGTCATTAGCCAAACAGAAATGATaggtttaacctggttttaaaaCTAGCCAAACCTCCTACTTGTATTAGAGTCATTCAAAGTTCCGTTATATTAGTATTGACACATAGTGGGTGAGTATTCCGAACAGATAATAATTAAATgtgacaataattttttttttggcttgaTGGACTGTATATATTAGAGAGGGttaacatattgaaaaaaaatccctaaTATGGAATTACAGATAACAGTATGTGAACTTGAAATCAAATGCATAGTTGAATTATAATCGCtaaaccaaattaaaccaaatatttttttttgtctccgTTACATGTAtcgattttaatgaaatttgaacaTCATTGTAATACTGTTGCCTTCTAAtttcaaacacaaataaaaatactttccTGTACTGTCTCTGCATTATAAATGAGTAATGGAGACATTTAATACCACTTTAGATGCGCCAAATGTATGAAGAGTTTCGAGTCAAATGGTTCTTTTTGCGATGGTATAATGATTTGGCAATAAGCAATAGTGCATCTTTTTGCAAACATTTtagtttgatataaatataatttcaaaattggctttatgaacaaaaaatatatcataatatcGTTGTTAGGGGTACTCGAGATAGTAAAACCAACTTTTATATAGGTCTagcatgaaataaaatacaaataaaataaaaaaaaaatgatctatatcatttaaaacaattatgaaatagCGATTACATCATTTACGATTCGATTCATGCACATGTTTTATTGGGGATCTCACTAGTTCAGTAGAAACTGACAAGTGTTTATGGACTCATGAGTTCACCCGTTTTAACTGTGGTGTTTGGTTGACTAACCGTCTctgatgtttttattgttgcctTTGCATAAAAAGAAACGATACATAAGAGACAATCAATAATGAACAGCAACCCTGTTAACGACTTTCAGGTATcaataataaattgaaaaaaataattgaagaaCAGGCATTTTCACAAATAATTCATCAATCGTCTATATTTAACGTCATAATAATGTTATAAAGTTGTAGTCTATTATACATATAGTGAGgctaagttttcatttgtttaaactGCAATAAAAAACTATCTTTTTCAATACTTCAGAACTTAGTCAGATTTACATATGGAAATCAGTCGGCATCAAGttagagagccgtggtgtagtggttagcgcatcggactactaacacaaaggttcctggttcgattcccgtttgggatgaaaatttcaggaactcaattttcggctctcccttgacaccatttgcgagtatggtcttgaggaaacgatgatagtccgtcggacggggacgataaatggctgactcgtgttaagagagagccatatctcttgcacgttaaagacacccttgtagatttcgaaaaagagtaggctaatgccgctataaggcagcactcgcacccgcaaagtggacagggattaatataagttgtaaaacttgtttcccaatccactataaataaatatgtttaaaccatCAAGTTAAAAGTCAgtgatttgaaaatattacacaTAAATTAGCATATACAGTCTAGTTACTTTTACTGACAAATAACACATATTTACAATGTTGGTGTCCCTGCTGACAAAGTCCTTAACAATATCGTATTATTTTGATAGTCACATTTCATTTTACTGCAAAATAAATGAGTTATgcgtttaaaatataattcgAAAACCAGAATATACTTCCACAAGAATGATGTCCTTTCACTTCATAATTAaaagacgttctttgacataccctgGTTCATCATCTTTCTGCTCAGATACTCAAGATAATTCTAATTAAACTTTAACCTATACTACGCCAAGCTTCTCATTTGTCCGTACAGTTtgtgaataatttttttaaaggttgaTCTCGGTCAAAGCGTCAAAGTCAATGGGTCAAAGCGTAGTAACAAAAACTCAAACTCAAAAAGGAAATAGTTCATAGAAACTGACAACATCAAATGAACGCCAACGAAACGAAGGGAAAACAACGGCCACATTCCTGTTTTAGTGCAAACTTTTTATGAAGAAAGTGATGGACCAGGATGACTTTAAGATGGCTTCCACTGTTCTCTTTGCTTTCAAATGTGTATTTATTATGAAAGCGCctagtattttttttgtcttttgcaAATAACAATCTTGTGTTAAATAAACTAGGAACTGAGAcgacaacccaaccaaagagctaAAAACAGCATAAGACTACAAAATGGTATTCAATACAGCGGGAATATTCAGCCCTCCAATCATAAAGTAATCCACATTTGACAATTAGAACAAACCGAATAAACGTTAATTTTGTTAGAAACATGACAAAATAGGACTTTGAATTATCCACATGACTTTTTTGTATCAGGACTTAATTAAATAAGTTGTTTCTATCTGAATTATTTTAGCTTATGTGGCCACACATCGTCTGCCAACAATTTATGtggaatttgttttctctttgcaTAATTGTATTTATAGTATGATAGACAATATCGTTTATTTGATAGTGCGGGTGTGTAATGGAATCTGCCTATCTGTCAGTCCGTCAGACTATGCTCACGTTATTTTATCCAATATGGCATTAGCAGACTTCCATGTAATACAGACCTTAAATTATCTGTGGGgtcttgtttttcttaaaagaaTTAATGACACCAATCTGGTCCCCAATCCATTTCATTATCAAACGAGTCTGAtgatttcacaaaatttgtttaataaaatttgtttataggCTTTCCATTTCACCTAAGCATATTGACACTTCTCGCGATAAAAAACAGTGGTTGTCTatggtcaaaatgtaacaatcaACACCAAACTTGGTAGTATTATTGGATTAAAAACACTAGCACTCAATAATTATGTATTCATATTCCGAAAAATCCCGTATGCTAAAGCTCCTAATGGCAATTTGAGGTTCGAGAAACCAGAGCCTTATGGACCTTGGGACAATACATTAGATGGCAGAGCAAGtgccccatttttttttcaaatattagatCCTTTGTTGGAAGATGTCTACCAGTTTTCAGAAGACTGCctatttcttgatatttatgTTCCTTTTGATGTTTCGACAAATCATACGAAATCTGTTATGATCTGGATCCATTTTGGAGCTTATCAAAGTGGTCAGATGTCAACTTTTAATGGATCACAACTGGCTATTACTGGAAATGTCATTATTGTGACTATTCAATACAGATTGAATGTTTTTGGTTTCTTATCAACTGGggatataaaagataattacaGACTATGGGATCAAATATTGGCTATTCGATGGGTCAACGAAAATATTGATTCATTTGGAGGAGACAAGCAATCAGTCACAATTTTTGGAGAAGATGCAGGTAGTTTCAGTGTAGGTCTTTTGACGCTCATCCCGTCGAATACAGGACTATTTCAGAAAGCAATAATGAAAAGTGGTACATCGATGTCATTTTCTCTACAGGGACCATATACAGAAGCTGCATCAGTGAATATCCTAGAATATTTAAGATACCCTACGACAGAAACAAACATGTCAATTGACTGTTTGAGAAAATTACCTGCTGAGATTTTGATAGAAGCATACAGCGCCGAAAAAACAGCACAAGATGGTGCACTACCTTTTATAATTCCGTTAACCCCAGTCATCGACGGTGAATTACTGACAAATGATCCGATTGAACTTCTTGAAAACACAGAATCAGAAGCGTCCATATTCTACCGTTCACTAGATGTTGTAATAGGTACTGTATCTGGGGAAGAATCCATACTGTTAAAGGCTTTTCAATCTGGTCTTCAAGATATCTTCCATTTTGATGTTAATGACCATTTACCTCGACATTTCATTTGTAATGAGTTGGCTCCTGCGATGTCAGCTTTGACGTATGGAAACAATTCAAAAGTTACAAAAGCTGTCTGTGAAGAATACGGTAAATCGTCCAACGAGATCGAACTAATTAAATCCATTCTCTTTGCATTTTCTGACTTTATTTTTAACGTTCCGACTGCAAGATCTTTACGTCTGCATTCAGAGATCAGCAGTGGCAAAGACCGCCATTATCAGTATTTATTGTGCCCACTACATCCGTATTTCAAGCTATTATTCCATTTTCCGTCATGGTTCGATGGCGCTATACATTCTGCGGAAATAGTACTAGTGTATCTATTTCCTAATGTAGAAATTCCTTTAACTTGTCAGGACGAAGACTTAAAAACAAGATTGATGAAATATTGGACAAATTTTGCTAAAACTTGGTAAGTGTGTATATGTGATCTATGTGTATAATTAAGATACTTCAGAAGAATTTGTTACACATTCTGTCATGTTAGAGGCACGTCAAGACTTGCGCTTGGTTACATTTCGAAGGATGAATTCGAATTTTGATGTAATTTGTCTCACAAGTAGTGCActacattgtaaaaaaaaaaaaaaaaaaataaaaagttggtGCGATttttaagtgccagtctgcctaagaatcaggcagtggtgaaaacatgaccaaaacccccacccaatttgacattgatttcagttcataaaatgtagttatgcacaaaaatatcATTCATTTCCGTTTTCTattctggtaatagaagatacaatttggttgaaatgcactagaaattaaccAATAagaggagataactctgtaatttgctgtcattctaaccaattttctaactaagttatttgatattaccagacaaACACAAACGAAAGACCAATTATGtttaactcaggatgatggttagcattaaatagcatgattagctcggtggttttttttctgatcatgttttgatttttacctaaattgcctgattcttacatagactggcacttaaaatttaaaataattgaatgcaCTTAGACATACCTGTGTGTGTGTTGATTGTGTACCTGAATACCCAAGATTTATTTTGGCTTTTATAATGGGCTGATATTTGTGCCTCTATTTTGCCGGATATTTTTTCCGTTTATTGTAGTTTTTGAACCTAAAATATCGATGATGCACCATGACAATTTGTCAATGTCATATCATACAAtcgataaattaaaaaataacgggGAATTTTGTTTCGGATTAAGAGTATCAAATTGCAAGAATtccatttaaatataaatgatataaacattttgaaaatgcataattgaataaattataTTGCAAATGTGTAAATTCGTGAT
The genomic region above belongs to Mytilus trossulus isolate FHL-02 chromosome 7, PNRI_Mtr1.1.1.hap1, whole genome shotgun sequence and contains:
- the LOC134726626 gene encoding neuroligin-4, X-linked-like gives rise to the protein MIWIHFGAYQSGQMSTFNGSQLAITGNVIIVTIQYRLNVFGFLSTGDIKDNYRLWDQILAIRWVNENIDSFGGDKQSVTIFGEDAGSFSVGLLTLIPSNTGLFQKAIMKSGTSMSFSLQGPYTEAASVNILEYLRYPTTETNMSIDCLRKLPAEILIEAYSAEKTAQDGALPFIIPLTPVIDGELLTNDPIELLENTESEASIFYRSLDVVIGTVSGEESILLKAFQSGLQDIFHFDVNDHLPRHFICNELAPAMSALTYGNNSKVTKAVCEEYGKSSNEIELIKSILFAFSDFIFNVPTARSLRLHSEISSGKDRHYQYLLCPLHPYFKLLFHFPSWFDGAIHSAEIVLVYLFPNVEIPLTCQDEDLKTRLMKYWTNFAKTW